A part of Arthrobacter dokdonellae genomic DNA contains:
- the glyA gene encoding serine hydroxymethyltransferase, with amino-acid sequence MSAADAATVAFSQVTSASLDAPLATLDPEVAGQIDAELARQRTGLEMIASENHTAAAVMAAQGSVLTNKYAEGYPGKRYYGGCEHVDVIEQLAIDRVKALFGAGYANVQPHSGAQANASVMHALIKPGDTIMGLNLAHGGHLTHGMRINFSGKLYNVVPYQVREDTHQVDMAEVERLAVEHQPKLIVAGWSAYARQLDFAEFRRIADLVGAYLMVDMAHFAGLVAAGLHPSPVPHAHVTTSTTHKTLAGPRGGIILSNDADIAKKINSAVFPGQQGGPLEHVIAGKAVAFKIAASKEFRERQERVLAGARILAERLIQPDVAAKGISVISGGTDVHLVLVDLRNCELNGQEAEDRLAAIDITVNRNAVPFDPRPPMVTSGLRIGTPALATRGFGEAAFAEVADIIAGALLADDDADLSGLCSRVEALALAHPLYPSVAALS; translated from the coding sequence GTGAGCGCCGCCGACGCCGCCACCGTGGCCTTCAGCCAGGTGACCTCAGCCAGCCTGGACGCGCCGCTGGCAACCCTGGATCCGGAAGTGGCCGGACAGATCGACGCCGAACTGGCCCGCCAGCGCACCGGCCTGGAAATGATCGCCTCGGAAAACCACACCGCGGCCGCCGTCATGGCCGCCCAGGGGTCCGTGCTGACCAACAAGTACGCCGAAGGCTACCCGGGGAAGCGCTACTACGGCGGCTGCGAGCACGTGGACGTCATTGAGCAGCTGGCCATCGACCGGGTCAAGGCCCTGTTCGGCGCCGGGTACGCGAACGTCCAGCCACACTCCGGCGCCCAGGCCAACGCATCCGTGATGCACGCCCTGATCAAGCCCGGCGACACCATCATGGGGCTGAACCTGGCCCACGGCGGCCACCTGACGCACGGCATGCGCATCAACTTCTCCGGCAAGCTGTACAACGTGGTGCCGTACCAGGTCCGCGAGGACACGCACCAGGTGGACATGGCCGAGGTGGAGCGGCTGGCTGTGGAGCACCAGCCCAAGCTGATCGTTGCCGGCTGGTCCGCCTACGCCCGGCAGCTGGACTTCGCCGAGTTCCGCCGCATCGCGGACCTGGTGGGCGCCTATCTCATGGTGGACATGGCCCACTTCGCCGGCCTCGTCGCGGCCGGGCTGCACCCGTCCCCGGTGCCTCACGCGCACGTCACGACGTCGACGACGCACAAGACCCTGGCCGGCCCCCGCGGCGGCATCATCTTGAGCAACGACGCCGACATCGCCAAGAAGATCAACTCCGCCGTTTTCCCGGGCCAGCAGGGCGGGCCGTTGGAGCACGTCATTGCAGGCAAGGCCGTGGCGTTCAAGATCGCGGCGTCGAAGGAATTCAGGGAACGCCAGGAGCGCGTGCTGGCCGGGGCCCGGATTCTGGCCGAACGCCTCATCCAGCCAGACGTCGCAGCCAAGGGAATTTCCGTGATTTCCGGCGGCACCGACGTCCACCTGGTGCTGGTGGACCTGCGCAATTGTGAGCTCAACGGCCAGGAGGCCGAGGACCGGCTCGCGGCGATCGACATCACGGTCAACCGCAACGCCGTCCCGTTCGACCCGCGCCCGCCCATGGTCACCTCGGGCCTGCGCATCGGCACACCGGCCCTGGCCACGCGCGGCTTCGGCGAGGCAGCCTTCGCCGAGGTCGCCGACATCATCGCCGGGGCCCTGTTGGCCGACGACGACGCCGACCTGTCCGGCCTGTGCAGCCGCGTTGAGGCGCTTGCCCTTGCGCACCCGCTCTACCCGTCCGTGGCTGCCCTGTCCTGA
- the gcvH gene encoding glycine cleavage system protein GcvH, translating into MSKVAPELQYSAEHEWISLDGSGPSTIGVSAVAADALGDIVYVDLPEVGATVTAGETCGEIESTKSVSDLYSPVTGEVTEVNAAAAGDPAIINSDPYGAGWLFKVAVDSEGPLLTASEYAAANGGEL; encoded by the coding sequence ATGAGCAAAGTCGCTCCCGAACTGCAGTATTCCGCCGAGCACGAGTGGATTTCCCTTGATGGTTCCGGCCCGTCCACGATCGGCGTCTCCGCCGTTGCCGCCGACGCCCTCGGCGACATCGTCTACGTTGACCTGCCCGAGGTCGGCGCCACCGTCACCGCCGGCGAGACCTGCGGTGAGATCGAGTCCACTAAGTCCGTCTCCGATCTTTATTCCCCCGTCACGGGGGAGGTCACCGAAGTGAATGCCGCCGCAGCCGGGGACCCGGCCATCATCAACTCCGACCCCTATGGGGCCGGATGGCTCTTCAAGGTGGCAGTGGATTCGGAAGGCCCGTTGCTGACCGCGTCCGAATACGCGGCAGCCAACGGAGGCGAGCTGTGA
- a CDS encoding penicillin-binding transpeptidase domain-containing protein, with product MLRRAAGLVIALALVFTGAACSPSKDDGAGTAKTLAAALTAHTVGSVAFDQPAAEVQKELTDLAKGIDPVWPKVTVDGVAVKDDGTARVSLGYSWTIPNVAKAWTYKTGADMKRNGDGWTVTWSPEMLVPRLLPGERLKISTTYPQRAGILAADGQPIVKDRPVETLGINKDGLSDAEAQASGKALAAVVDVDPTAYLAKIKAYGPVAFVDAITLREEAYTALDQAKLRDIKGFLATPGTLPLAPSRTFAQAVLGSVHEATADDIKKSKGKVVAGQVVGGSGLQAAFDTQLAGTPGVTIEAVPGAPATPSARATDTASPTPEPSAGAKVLFTQAPSDGKDVKTTLMPKLQTAAEDALADVKTPSSIVIMKPSTGAILAAANGPDSNGYNTAFLGQYAPGSTFKIATSLGLFREGMNPQSTLSCAPEYTADGKKFYNAPGYAVDAEGQIPMTVAIAHSCNTAFVSQFNHLAQDKLADAAGALGIGMTNDLGLDAFMGSVPRDSAGTEHAASMIGQGKVQVSPLAMATLISSTVKGSEVVPVLVSGRDGKAKPAQGTPVTVKEAAGLRTLMRASVTEGYLTNLADLPGAPAIGKTGTAEYGTDNPPRTHSWVIAAQGDIAVAVFVEDGDLGAVTGGPLAKAALEAAAGN from the coding sequence ATGCTTCGCCGTGCTGCCGGTCTTGTGATTGCCCTTGCCCTCGTCTTCACGGGCGCAGCGTGCTCGCCCAGCAAGGATGACGGCGCGGGGACCGCCAAGACCCTCGCTGCGGCGCTCACGGCCCACACTGTGGGTTCGGTGGCCTTTGACCAGCCGGCGGCGGAAGTCCAGAAGGAACTTACGGACCTGGCGAAGGGCATCGACCCGGTATGGCCCAAGGTCACCGTGGACGGCGTCGCGGTCAAGGACGACGGCACCGCCCGCGTTTCCCTCGGCTACTCGTGGACCATCCCGAATGTGGCGAAAGCGTGGACCTACAAGACGGGCGCCGACATGAAGCGCAACGGCGACGGCTGGACCGTCACGTGGAGCCCGGAAATGCTGGTTCCCAGGCTGCTGCCGGGCGAGCGGTTGAAGATCTCTACCACCTACCCCCAGCGTGCGGGCATCCTGGCCGCCGACGGCCAGCCGATCGTCAAGGACCGTCCGGTGGAAACCCTGGGCATCAACAAGGACGGTCTCAGCGACGCGGAAGCCCAGGCGTCGGGCAAGGCGCTGGCCGCCGTCGTCGACGTCGACCCGACCGCCTACCTGGCCAAAATCAAGGCCTACGGACCGGTGGCCTTCGTGGACGCCATCACGCTGCGTGAGGAGGCCTACACCGCACTGGACCAGGCGAAGCTGAGGGACATCAAGGGCTTCCTGGCCACGCCGGGCACCCTGCCGCTGGCGCCGTCGCGCACCTTCGCCCAGGCGGTCCTCGGCTCCGTCCACGAGGCCACGGCGGATGACATCAAAAAGTCCAAGGGCAAGGTTGTGGCGGGACAGGTGGTGGGAGGCAGCGGGCTGCAGGCGGCCTTCGACACCCAGCTCGCCGGCACCCCCGGCGTCACCATCGAGGCCGTGCCCGGCGCACCAGCCACGCCGTCGGCGAGAGCAACCGACACCGCGTCCCCCACCCCGGAGCCCAGCGCCGGCGCCAAAGTCCTGTTCACCCAGGCGCCCTCCGACGGCAAGGATGTGAAAACCACCCTGATGCCGAAGCTGCAGACAGCCGCCGAGGATGCCCTGGCGGACGTAAAGACGCCCAGCTCCATCGTCATCATGAAGCCGTCCACCGGCGCCATCCTCGCCGCCGCCAACGGGCCGGACAGCAACGGCTACAACACGGCGTTCCTGGGCCAGTACGCTCCCGGGTCCACGTTCAAGATCGCCACGTCGCTGGGCCTGTTCCGGGAGGGCATGAACCCGCAATCCACGCTCAGCTGCGCGCCCGAATACACGGCTGACGGCAAGAAGTTCTACAACGCCCCGGGTTACGCCGTGGACGCGGAAGGGCAGATCCCCATGACCGTGGCGATCGCCCACTCCTGCAACACCGCGTTCGTGTCCCAGTTCAACCACCTGGCGCAGGACAAGCTGGCGGACGCCGCCGGCGCGTTGGGCATTGGCATGACCAACGATCTGGGTCTGGACGCCTTCATGGGCTCGGTGCCGCGCGATTCCGCCGGCACCGAGCACGCCGCGTCCATGATCGGCCAGGGCAAGGTGCAGGTCTCCCCACTCGCGATGGCGACGCTCATTTCCTCCACGGTCAAGGGATCCGAGGTTGTCCCGGTACTCGTGTCCGGCCGCGACGGGAAGGCCAAGCCGGCGCAGGGCACCCCCGTCACCGTCAAGGAGGCCGCGGGGCTGCGCACCCTGATGCGCGCCTCCGTCACCGAGGGATACCTGACCAACCTGGCCGACCTGCCCGGGGCGCCCGCGATCGGCAAGACCGGAACGGCGGAATACGGCACCGACAATCCGCCGCGCACGCACTCCTGGGTCATTGCCGCCCAAGGTGACATTGCCGTGGCGGTCTTCGTGGAGGACGGCGACCTCGGCGCCGTCACCGGCGGCCCCCTGGCCAAGGCCGCCCTCGAGGCTGCGGCAGGGAACTGA
- the gcvP gene encoding aminomethyl-transferring glycine dehydrogenase: protein MTIQSHPTVFADRHIGARRQADIDAMLKAIGYDSVESLVDTAVPDSIRQAAPLSLQAALSEVEVLADLRALAAKNKTAIQMIGQGYYDTVTPAVIRRNVLEAPAWYTAYTPYQPEISQGRLEALLNFQTMVSDLTALPVANASLLDEATAVAEAVLLMRRANKSKGAADGKTILDADLLPQTIAIVQGRAKALEFEVEVADLSLGLPEGEINGVVLQQPGVSGRVFNHAPVIAAAKERGALVTVAADLLALTLITSPGEQGADIAVGTAQRFGVPLFFGGPHAAYMSVRKGMERSLPGRIVGVSADNTGLPAYRLALQTREQHIRREKATSNICTAQALLAIVASMYAVYHGPEGLKAIAGTVHDRARTLAAALDASGIQVLHDSFFDTLTVRVPGRAGTIVALAERDGINLRLIDADHVGISVDETTTADIVARVAAVFGAAPAGDGTGHGAAAFALAEGTERTSDYLTHPVFNTHRSETQLLRYIRRLSDRDLALDRTMIPLGSCTMKLNATAEMEAISWPGFASIHPFAPDSQTEGWRELIGGLEADLCAITGYDQVSLQPNAGSQGELAGLLAIRGYHVSRGDAARTVCLIPQSAHGTNAASAVLAGMKVVVVATAADGTIDSADLKAKIEVHRDQLAAIMITYPSTHGVYDADVREVCDAVHAAGGQVYVDGANLNALVGLAQPGKFGGDVSHLNLHKTFCIPHGGGGPGVGPVAAKAHLAPFMPGDANAAPLPGGGPSTGVPISASRFGSAGVLPISWAYVKLMGGQGLTEATKSALLAANYIASQLNEHFPVLYTGVGDLVAHECILDLRELTATTGVTAEDVAKRLIDFGFHAPTLSFPVAGTLMVEPTESEDLAEINRFITAMVTIRQEIDQVAQGDFTLTDSPLRNAPHTAAAVINSGWDRGYTREQGAFPVDSLRQDKYFPPVGRIDGAAGDRNLVCSCPPLEAFEDNAADFDN from the coding sequence ATGACGATTCAATCCCATCCAACGGTGTTCGCCGACCGGCACATCGGGGCCCGCCGGCAGGCCGACATCGACGCCATGCTCAAGGCCATCGGCTACGACAGCGTTGAGTCGCTCGTCGACACCGCCGTCCCCGATTCCATCCGTCAGGCGGCGCCGCTGTCACTCCAGGCGGCCTTGAGCGAGGTTGAAGTGCTGGCCGACCTCCGCGCACTGGCCGCGAAGAACAAGACAGCGATCCAGATGATCGGCCAAGGCTACTACGACACCGTCACGCCCGCCGTCATCCGCCGCAACGTCCTTGAGGCCCCGGCCTGGTACACCGCCTACACCCCGTACCAGCCTGAAATCTCGCAGGGGCGCCTTGAGGCGCTGCTGAATTTCCAGACCATGGTCAGCGACCTGACCGCACTTCCGGTGGCCAACGCCTCCCTGCTCGACGAAGCGACCGCCGTGGCCGAAGCCGTGCTGCTCATGCGCCGGGCCAACAAGTCCAAGGGCGCCGCGGACGGCAAGACCATCCTCGACGCGGACCTCCTGCCGCAGACCATCGCCATCGTCCAGGGCCGGGCCAAGGCGTTGGAGTTCGAGGTGGAAGTCGCGGACCTGTCCCTGGGTCTTCCGGAAGGTGAGATCAACGGCGTCGTCCTGCAGCAGCCCGGCGTTTCGGGCCGCGTCTTCAACCACGCCCCGGTCATCGCCGCGGCCAAGGAGCGGGGTGCCCTCGTCACCGTCGCGGCCGACCTGCTGGCCCTGACCCTGATCACCTCGCCCGGTGAGCAGGGCGCGGACATCGCGGTGGGAACCGCCCAGCGCTTCGGCGTCCCGCTGTTCTTCGGCGGCCCGCACGCAGCCTACATGTCCGTCCGCAAGGGGATGGAACGCTCGCTTCCCGGCCGCATCGTGGGCGTCTCCGCCGACAACACCGGGCTGCCCGCCTACCGGCTGGCACTGCAAACCCGGGAGCAGCACATCCGCCGCGAGAAGGCCACCTCCAACATCTGCACCGCCCAGGCGCTGCTGGCCATCGTCGCGTCAATGTACGCCGTCTACCACGGCCCGGAAGGGCTGAAGGCGATCGCCGGGACCGTCCACGATCGCGCCCGCACCCTCGCCGCGGCGCTCGACGCTTCCGGCATCCAGGTCCTGCACGACTCCTTCTTCGACACGTTGACCGTGCGTGTTCCCGGAAGGGCCGGCACCATCGTGGCCCTGGCGGAGCGGGACGGCATCAACCTGCGCCTCATCGACGCGGACCATGTGGGCATCTCCGTTGACGAGACGACGACGGCGGACATCGTTGCCCGCGTTGCCGCCGTGTTTGGGGCGGCGCCCGCAGGCGACGGCACCGGCCACGGGGCTGCAGCCTTCGCCCTGGCGGAGGGCACCGAACGCACCTCGGACTATTTGACGCACCCTGTCTTCAACACCCACCGCTCCGAGACCCAGCTCCTGCGCTACATCCGGCGCCTCAGCGACCGGGACCTGGCCTTGGACCGCACCATGATCCCGCTGGGCTCCTGCACCATGAAGCTCAACGCCACCGCCGAGATGGAGGCCATTTCCTGGCCCGGATTCGCCTCCATCCACCCCTTCGCCCCGGACTCCCAGACCGAGGGCTGGCGTGAACTGATTGGCGGGCTGGAAGCGGACCTGTGCGCGATCACCGGGTACGACCAGGTGTCCCTCCAGCCCAACGCAGGCTCGCAGGGTGAACTGGCGGGCCTGCTGGCCATCCGCGGCTACCACGTCTCCCGCGGCGACGCCGCGCGCACAGTGTGCCTCATCCCGCAATCGGCCCACGGCACCAACGCCGCCTCCGCTGTGCTGGCCGGCATGAAGGTGGTGGTCGTGGCCACGGCCGCCGACGGCACCATTGACAGTGCGGACCTGAAGGCCAAGATCGAGGTCCACCGGGACCAGCTCGCCGCCATCATGATCACCTACCCCTCCACACACGGCGTCTACGACGCCGACGTCCGCGAAGTTTGCGACGCCGTCCACGCCGCCGGGGGACAGGTGTACGTGGACGGGGCCAACCTCAACGCCCTGGTGGGACTCGCCCAGCCCGGCAAGTTCGGCGGCGACGTCTCGCACCTGAACCTGCACAAGACGTTCTGCATCCCGCACGGTGGCGGCGGACCCGGCGTCGGCCCCGTTGCGGCCAAGGCCCACCTGGCCCCCTTCATGCCCGGCGACGCCAACGCGGCCCCGCTCCCCGGCGGCGGTCCGTCCACCGGTGTGCCGATCTCCGCGTCACGTTTCGGCTCGGCCGGCGTCCTGCCCATCTCCTGGGCCTACGTCAAGCTGATGGGCGGCCAGGGGCTGACCGAAGCCACGAAGTCCGCGCTGTTGGCGGCGAACTACATCGCCTCACAGCTCAACGAGCACTTCCCCGTGCTCTACACGGGCGTCGGGGACCTGGTGGCCCATGAATGCATCCTGGACCTGCGCGAACTGACCGCCACGACGGGCGTCACCGCCGAAGACGTGGCCAAACGCCTGATCGACTTCGGCTTCCACGCCCCCACCCTGTCCTTCCCCGTGGCCGGCACCCTCATGGTGGAACCCACGGAGTCCGAGGATCTGGCCGAAATCAACCGCTTCATCACGGCCATGGTGACCATCCGGCAGGAGATCGACCAAGTGGCCCAGGGCGATTTCACCCTGACGGACAGCCCGCTGCGCAACGCGCCCCACACGGCCGCCGCCGTCATCAACTCCGGCTGGGACCGCGGATACACCCGCGAACAGGGCGCCTTCCCCGTGGACAGCCTCCGCCAGGACAAATACTTCCCGCCCGTGGGACGCATTGACGGGGCAGCGGGGGACCGGAACCTGGTCTGCTCCTGCCCGCCACTCGAGGCCTTCGAGGACAACGCAGCAGACTTCGACAACTAA
- a CDS encoding L-serine ammonia-lyase yields the protein MSVGVFDLFSVGIGPSSSHTVGPMRAAAVFARELAEAGVLGRVASVRVDLYGSLAATGRGHGTLTAVLLGLEGREPELILPAEVDARLAAFAAGEPLLLCGLVELAYGEGDIILHPLTILPRHTNGMKFAVTDAAGAVLHEATFFSVGGGFIIREGEVEAAAAELESSKALLPYPFRTAAELLGHCATAGGNFSDVMLANELVTRTEGQIREGLLHIRDVMEDCKNASLGRTGLLPGGLKVRRRAPDWHARLRAEDPDRDPKFWQEWVNLVALAVNEENASGGRVVTAPTNGAAGIIPAVMFYATHYTAGMADASQEQVDAVVVKFLLAAGAVGVLYKEQASISGAEVGCQGEVGSASSMAAAGLAEVMGGTPEQVENAAEIAMEHNLGLTCDPIGGLVQVPCIERNAIAAAKAINAAKMALWGDGQHRVSLDEVIITMRETGRDMSSKYKETAMGGLAVNVVEC from the coding sequence ATGTCTGTTGGCGTTTTTGATTTATTTTCGGTGGGCATTGGCCCGTCGAGTTCGCATACGGTGGGTCCCATGCGGGCTGCCGCGGTGTTTGCACGGGAGCTGGCGGAGGCTGGCGTGTTGGGGCGGGTGGCGTCCGTGCGGGTGGATTTGTATGGTTCCCTGGCGGCGACGGGGCGCGGGCACGGGACCCTGACGGCGGTGCTGCTGGGCTTGGAGGGCCGGGAACCGGAGCTGATCCTGCCCGCGGAGGTCGATGCCCGCTTGGCGGCGTTCGCCGCGGGTGAGCCGCTGCTGCTTTGCGGCCTGGTGGAGCTGGCCTATGGGGAGGGGGACATTATTCTGCATCCCTTGACGATCCTGCCCCGGCACACGAACGGGATGAAGTTCGCCGTCACAGACGCGGCGGGCGCGGTGCTGCATGAGGCGACGTTCTTCTCCGTAGGGGGCGGGTTCATCATCCGGGAGGGCGAGGTGGAGGCCGCCGCGGCCGAGCTGGAATCCTCCAAGGCATTGTTGCCGTACCCGTTCCGCACGGCCGCGGAGCTGCTGGGGCACTGCGCGACGGCGGGCGGGAACTTCAGCGACGTGATGCTCGCCAACGAGCTTGTCACCCGTACCGAGGGCCAGATCCGGGAAGGGCTGCTGCACATCCGCGACGTCATGGAGGACTGCAAGAATGCCTCCCTGGGCCGGACCGGGCTGCTGCCGGGCGGGTTGAAGGTCCGGCGCCGCGCCCCGGACTGGCATGCCCGGCTCCGGGCCGAGGACCCGGACCGGGACCCGAAGTTCTGGCAGGAGTGGGTGAACCTGGTCGCGTTGGCCGTGAACGAGGAAAACGCCTCCGGCGGCCGAGTCGTCACCGCCCCGACCAACGGGGCGGCCGGGATCATCCCGGCGGTCATGTTCTACGCCACCCACTACACCGCCGGCATGGCCGACGCGTCGCAGGAACAGGTCGATGCGGTGGTGGTGAAGTTCCTGCTGGCCGCCGGCGCCGTCGGCGTCCTGTACAAGGAGCAGGCATCGATTTCAGGGGCCGAGGTTGGCTGCCAGGGCGAGGTCGGCTCGGCGTCGTCCATGGCCGCCGCGGGCCTGGCTGAGGTCATGGGCGGCACCCCGGAGCAGGTGGAGAACGCGGCGGAAATCGCGATGGAACACAACCTGGGCCTGACCTGCGACCCCATCGGAGGCCTCGTGCAGGTCCCGTGCATCGAACGCAACGCGATCGCGGCCGCGAAAGCCATCAACGCCGCCAAGATGGCGCTCTGGGGCGACGGGCAGCACCGCGTCTCCCTCGACGAAGTCATCATCACCATGCGCGAAACCGGCCGCGACATGTCCTCCAAATACAAGGAAACGGCGATGGGCGGACTCGCCGTCAACGTCGTCGAATGCTGA
- the gcvT gene encoding glycine cleavage system aminomethyltransferase GcvT, whose protein sequence is MTENHTALYGEHEKAGASFTDFGGWQMPLKYSSELAEHHAVRNAAGLFDLSHMGEVWVSGPDAAAFLDYALAGKLSAVAVGKAKYSLICNADGGIVDDLISYRRGDEKYLVVPNAGNAATVAALLAERAAGFDVQVQDVSSETSLIAVQGPNAEAILLTLVPEAQHMLVKELKYYAATEVGITVNGTVQDLLLARTGYTGEDGFEIYLPNADAPALWRALLENGQDQGLIPAGLAARDSLRLEAGMPLYGNELSQTGHPYAAGLGPVVSLAKESDFIGKAALAAIKESGDGTTSGRKLVGLKGVGRRAARGHYQVLKDGAAVGEVTSGQPSPTLGYPVALAYVDVEHASLGTMVDVDLRGKAEPFEVVALPFYKRQK, encoded by the coding sequence ATGACTGAGAACCACACAGCCCTTTACGGCGAACACGAAAAGGCCGGCGCATCCTTCACCGACTTTGGCGGCTGGCAGATGCCGTTGAAGTATTCCTCGGAACTGGCCGAGCACCATGCCGTCCGCAACGCCGCCGGCCTCTTTGACCTCTCCCACATGGGCGAGGTGTGGGTCAGCGGCCCCGACGCCGCGGCGTTCCTGGACTACGCCCTGGCCGGCAAGCTGTCGGCCGTGGCCGTCGGCAAGGCAAAGTACTCGCTGATCTGCAATGCCGACGGTGGCATCGTCGACGATTTGATCTCCTACCGCCGCGGAGACGAGAAATACCTGGTGGTGCCCAACGCCGGCAACGCCGCCACGGTGGCAGCGCTTCTGGCCGAACGCGCCGCCGGCTTTGACGTCCAGGTCCAGGATGTCTCCAGCGAGACGTCCCTGATCGCCGTGCAGGGACCCAACGCGGAAGCCATTCTTTTGACGCTCGTGCCGGAAGCGCAGCACATGCTGGTGAAAGAGTTGAAGTACTACGCCGCCACGGAAGTTGGGATCACCGTCAACGGCACGGTCCAGGACCTGTTGCTGGCCCGCACCGGCTACACGGGCGAAGACGGCTTCGAAATCTACCTGCCCAACGCCGACGCGCCCGCCCTCTGGCGGGCGCTGCTGGAGAACGGACAGGACCAGGGGCTCATTCCGGCCGGACTGGCCGCCCGCGATTCCCTGCGCCTGGAGGCCGGCATGCCGTTGTACGGCAACGAGCTCTCCCAAACCGGCCACCCCTACGCCGCAGGCCTGGGGCCCGTGGTGTCGCTGGCCAAGGAAAGCGACTTCATCGGCAAGGCCGCCCTCGCCGCCATCAAGGAATCCGGCGACGGCACCACCAGCGGCCGCAAGCTGGTGGGTCTGAAGGGCGTCGGACGCCGGGCCGCCCGCGGTCACTACCAGGTCCTTAAAGACGGCGCCGCCGTCGGCGAGGTCACGTCGGGCCAGCCCAGCCCCACCCTGGGCTACCCGGTCGCCCTCGCCTATGTCGACGTCGAGCATGCCAGCCTCGGCACGATGGTCGACGTCGATCTCCGCGGCAAGGCCGAGCCCTTCGAAGTCGTTGCCCTGCCGTTCTACAAGCGCCAAAAGTAA
- the cycA gene encoding D-serine/D-alanine/glycine transporter, producing MEFPVTIHQPTSVHAAPPRLERQLSNRHIQLIAIGGAIGTGLFMGSGKTISAAGPSVIFVYMIIGFMLFFVMRAMGELLLSNLHYKSFSDFAADLLGPWAGFFTGWTYWFCWVITGIADVIAIAGYSQELWPGLPLWIPGLVTIGILLALNLTTVRAFGETEFWFALIKIVAIAALIVVGLFMIFGGFRSDAGAASFTNLWSHGGFFPHEFMGFVAGFQIAVFAFVGIELVGTTAAEAKDPEKNLPKAINSIPVRVLLFYVGALIILMSVIPWTQFAAGHSPFIAMFSLAGLGAAATVVNLVVLTSAMSSANSGIYSTSRMVYGLAQEGDAPKAFGRLSSRKVPRNALFLSCVLLLSGVVLMYAGQDIGKAFDMVTTVSAVCFIFVWSIILASYIAFRRRRPQLHNASTFKMPGGIPMVVVIFAFFAFVLWALTTQTDTLQALLVTPIWFVALGIVWFFLRQRPAHVARYAKFRDGLKSEREPA from the coding sequence ATGGAGTTCCCTGTGACGATTCATCAACCCACTTCGGTCCACGCTGCCCCGCCCCGGCTTGAGCGGCAGCTGAGCAACCGGCACATCCAGCTGATTGCCATTGGCGGTGCCATCGGCACGGGCCTGTTCATGGGCTCGGGCAAGACCATCTCCGCGGCAGGGCCTTCGGTCATCTTCGTCTACATGATCATCGGTTTCATGCTGTTCTTTGTCATGCGCGCCATGGGCGAACTTCTGCTCAGCAACCTGCATTACAAGTCATTCAGTGATTTCGCCGCGGACCTTTTGGGCCCGTGGGCCGGGTTCTTCACGGGGTGGACCTACTGGTTCTGCTGGGTGATCACCGGAATCGCGGACGTCATTGCCATCGCCGGGTACTCCCAGGAACTGTGGCCGGGGCTGCCGTTGTGGATCCCCGGGCTGGTCACGATCGGCATCCTTCTTGCGCTCAACCTGACCACCGTCCGAGCGTTCGGCGAGACCGAATTTTGGTTTGCCCTTATCAAGATTGTTGCCATCGCCGCGTTGATCGTGGTGGGCCTGTTCATGATCTTCGGCGGGTTCCGCTCGGACGCCGGCGCAGCGAGCTTCACCAACCTCTGGAGCCACGGCGGGTTCTTCCCGCATGAATTCATGGGTTTTGTGGCAGGTTTCCAGATTGCCGTGTTTGCCTTCGTGGGCATTGAACTGGTCGGAACCACGGCTGCCGAAGCCAAGGACCCGGAGAAGAACCTGCCGAAGGCCATCAACTCCATCCCCGTGCGAGTGCTGCTGTTTTACGTTGGCGCCCTGATCATCCTCATGTCCGTGATTCCCTGGACGCAGTTTGCGGCCGGCCACAGCCCGTTCATCGCCATGTTCTCCTTGGCGGGCCTGGGCGCCGCGGCCACGGTGGTCAACCTCGTCGTGCTGACCTCCGCCATGTCGTCGGCCAACTCCGGCATCTATTCCACCTCGCGCATGGTTTACGGCCTCGCCCAGGAGGGCGATGCCCCCAAGGCCTTCGGCAGGCTCTCCAGCCGCAAGGTTCCCCGCAACGCCTTGTTCCTCTCCTGCGTGCTGCTGCTTTCCGGCGTCGTGCTGATGTACGCCGGCCAAGACATCGGAAAGGCCTTTGACATGGTGACCACGGTGTCGGCCGTCTGCTTCATTTTTGTCTGGTCGATCATTTTGGCCAGCTACATCGCGTTCCGGCGCCGCCGGCCGCAGCTGCACAACGCCTCCACCTTCAAAATGCCCGGCGGCATTCCCATGGTGGTCGTGATCTTTGCGTTCTTTGCGTTTGTGCTTTGGGCACTGACCACCCAGACGGACACGCTACAGGCCCTGCTGGTCACGCCGATCTGGTTCGTGGCACTTGGCATTGTGTGGTTCTTCCTGCGCCAGCGCCCTGCCCATGTGGCCCGCTACGCCAAGTTCCGGGACGGCCTCAAGTCTGAACGCGAGCCCGCCTAG